Genomic window (Ruminococcus flavefaciens AE3010):
CAAAAGGAATGTATATGGCTGTACGATTATCAAGTCCCATATTGAACTCGTTGGGGACTTTTTTCATGGGACATTTCTCGGTACAGAGACCGCAGCCCGTACATTTTGTTTCATCAACGAAACGTGCCTTTTTCTTTATCTTTACTGTGAAATTACCCACAAAGCCCTTGACATCAGCAACTTCGCTGAATGAATGTATGGTTATATGCTCATTCTGAGAAGCTTCAACCATTTTAGGTGTAAGGATACACGCTGCGCAGTCAAGTGTGGGGAAGGTCTTGTCTATCTGAGCCATTTTACCGCCGATAGTAGGATTCTTCTCCACAATATCAACATCGAAGCCTGCTTCGGCAATATCAAGTGCAGTCTGGATACCTGCAATGCCGCCGCCAATTACAAGAGCTCTCTTGACTACGGGGCTCTCGCCTGCTGTCAGAGGTGAATTGAGATGTACCTTTGCAACTGCTGCCTTGCCAAGGATAATTGCTTTTTCAGTCGCAGAAGCTATATCCTTGTGTATCCATGAACATTGTTCACGAATATTTGCTATTTCAACAAGATATGGGTTCAGACCTGCGGAAGCAGCTGCTTTTCTGAATGTATTCTCGTGCATTCTCGGTGAACATGAGCAAACTACGACACCTGTAAGGTTATGCTCCTTTATAGCATTCTTTACAAGATTCTGTCCCGACTCGGAACACATATACTGATAGTCCTGAGAGATAACAACCCCAGGCTCATGCCCCAGCGCTTCGGCTACAGCTTTGACGTCTACCGTTGCAGCGATATTGGTACCGCAATGACAGACAAAAACGCCTATTCTCTTCATGGTGCTGTCTCTCCTTACTTTATGTATTTTCTGAATGCTGTAACGATAGCCTGCTGTGGCAGATCGTCATCAAGCATTTCAGGTATCTGATTCGGGTTCATATGGTTGTTACCCTGCTTACGAACAGCGGCAAGACGTACAGCTTCAACCACCTTTGCAGGTTCAACATTTCGGGGACATCTGTCAACGCAGGCAAAGCAGGTAAGACATTTGTATATGGACTTTGAATTCATCAAGGTCTCAATGTCGCCGCGCTCCACCATGTATACGAACTGATGCGGATGATATTCCATTTCGTCATATGAGGGACAGGTTCCCGAAC
Coding sequences:
- a CDS encoding 4Fe-4S dicluster domain-containing protein is translated as MDNNLKEQVLRSSGVNVLKCMRCGKCSGTCPSYDEMEYHPHQFVYMVERGDIETLMNSKSIYKCLTCFACVDRCPRNVEPAKVVEAVRLAAVRKQGNNHMNPNQIPEMLDDDLPQQAIVTAFRKYIK